The Pirellulales bacterium DNA segment AATCACTCTTCCGGCGCCGAGCATCCACGCGCTGCGAATCGTAAATTGCCCGACGGGACCACACCCCCAGACCGCGACGGTATCTCCCCGTTCGATATCGCAGTTCTCCGCCGCCATGTAGCCGGTCGGAAAGATGTCCGACAGGAACAGCACTTGTTCGTCGCGCAAATCCGACTCGATCTTAATCGGCCCGACATCGGCATAGGGAACGCGCAGATATTCCGCTTGGCCGCCGGCGAACCCGCCGAGCATGTGCGAATAACCGTAAAGTCCAGCGGGCGAAGAACCCATTTCCTTGCGCGCCATCTCAGCGTTCGGATTCGAGGTGTCGCAGAGCGAAAACAATCCCTTTTCGCAAAACCAACACTTTCCGCATGAAATCGTGAACGGCACGACCACGCGGTCTCCCTTCTTCAACTTGCGCACTTCGCTGCCGACTTCGACGACTTCGCCCATCGGCTCATGGCCTAGAACGTCGCCCTCTTCCATCGTGGGCACAAGGCCGTCGTAGAGATGCAAATCCGACCCGCAAATGGCGGTAGCCGTGATTCGGATGATCGCATCCGTCGGAGCAAGTATTTTCGGATCGGGCACAGTGTCAACCCGGACGTCTTCTTTCCCGTGCCAACAGAGAGCTCTCATGACGGACTCCTTTGTGCGAAGAGAAACGCAGGCTACAGCGACAGAGCAAACATCGCGCCGCGACGGCTGCCGCGATGGCAACCGAAGCAGCGGCCCCGATTCGATCGACGATCAAGTCGATTGCCCGCAACGGCTCGACGCTACGTTTGCTTGAATCGCCCAAGGCGAAGTCGGCGACACACGGCAAGTAGGTGTTCGTTTCACGACCGGAAGCAGCTCTATCGATCGAGAAGAAACCGGAGTAAAGCGCGGTTTACTTCGGCTGGTTTCTCCTCATGCGGCAGATGGCCACACTGCGGTATTGATACAAACTCCGGCCGCTCGGCCATTTCGTGCCAAACTTCCCGAAAATCCCACATCTTGCCGCCAATCGCAAATTCTTCGCCCCAGAGCACCAGCGTCGGACAAGCGATCAATATGTCCTTATCTTCCTCGTCTTGAGCG contains these protein-coding regions:
- a CDS encoding zinc-dependent alcohol dehydrogenase, which gives rise to MRALCWHGKEDVRVDTVPDPKILAPTDAIIRITATAICGSDLHLYDGLVPTMEEGDVLGHEPMGEVVEVGSEVRKLKKGDRVVVPFTISCGKCWFCEKGLFSLCDTSNPNAEMARKEMGSSPAGLYGYSHMLGGFAGGQAEYLRVPYADVGPIKIESDLRDEQVLFLSDIFPTGYMAAENCDIERGDTVAVWGCGPVGQFTIRSAWMLGAGRVIAIDCVPERLRLAEKGNAETIDFSKETVYDRLMEMTKARGPDRCIDAVGCEAHGSGSIDAVVDKVKAAVYLATDRAHVVREAIKCCRKGGTISTPGVYIGFLDKIPLGAFMNKGLTWRTGQTHMQRYLAPLLKKIEANEIDPSFLITHRIKLAEAPAAYKMFRDKQDGCIKVVLSP